From one Melioribacteraceae bacterium genomic stretch:
- a CDS encoding [Fe-Fe] hydrogenase large subunit C-terminal domain-containing protein: MVGIVSTIGQRCKRCYSCVRECPATAIRVENGQAVVIAERCISCGHCVKVCSQKAKKILSDKERVLFDLIPSHKTIAIFAPSIAASFPEAYSKIPAALKKIGFEKVCETAFGADLVAKLYKEEFEKVNGKTIISSPCPAVNNYIEKYFVDLVPHLAKIVSPMIAMGRYLKETEGNHCKVVFVGPCVAKKSEYIDPEVENEIDAVLTFTELKEIFDELKIDLTLMEDQDFDPPYANFGKSFPLTGGLLKTAEISSDVLARNVIVVDGKEKVVSIIKDISENKIKSKFVDILFCEGCINGPAIDTDLNYYSRREKVVEFIDKNLQNIDKRVWKCDIYNSRHIDFTRNFHPKSQRRPMPSEEKIKEILSRTNKIEKKDELNCGACGYPSCREYAIAIAKDLAEEDMCLPYLIEKLENAYTDLKQTQEQLQSAEKLASIGQLAAGVAHEINNPLGTIILYAAMLKREVESKKCNVTNPDDYTMIIDEANRCKNIVSNLLNFARHGKLKITSVNLPKIIDEIVRSIKINPSFKDVILNINNNCTDEIISADPDQIKQVFLNVITNGCEALEESEIKNLTINLRNDDTIIITEIIDTGCGIPEENMKKLFTPFFTTKKMGKGTGLGLAITYGIIKMHRGDIAVKSNQSHGSIFTIKLPLEKSEKRIMMN, from the coding sequence ATGGTTGGAATTGTTTCAACAATAGGGCAGAGATGTAAAAGATGCTATTCATGCGTACGTGAATGTCCTGCGACCGCTATTCGTGTGGAGAATGGTCAAGCCGTTGTTATTGCCGAAAGATGTATAAGCTGCGGACATTGTGTAAAAGTTTGCTCTCAAAAAGCAAAAAAAATATTAAGTGATAAAGAAAGAGTATTATTCGATCTTATTCCATCCCACAAAACCATTGCAATATTTGCGCCTTCAATTGCTGCCTCATTTCCGGAAGCATATTCAAAGATTCCTGCTGCATTAAAGAAAATTGGTTTTGAAAAAGTTTGTGAGACTGCCTTTGGTGCTGATCTTGTTGCAAAATTATACAAGGAAGAATTTGAAAAGGTAAATGGAAAGACTATAATAAGTTCCCCTTGTCCCGCAGTAAATAATTATATCGAAAAATATTTTGTTGATCTTGTTCCACATTTAGCAAAGATCGTTTCTCCAATGATTGCGATGGGAAGATACCTTAAAGAAACTGAAGGTAATCATTGCAAAGTTGTTTTTGTTGGCCCTTGTGTCGCAAAAAAAAGTGAATATATTGATCCTGAAGTTGAAAATGAAATTGATGCTGTCCTGACCTTTACCGAATTGAAAGAGATTTTCGATGAACTAAAAATTGATCTTACTTTAATGGAAGATCAAGATTTCGATCCACCGTATGCTAACTTCGGCAAATCATTTCCTCTAACCGGTGGATTACTAAAAACAGCCGAAATATCTTCGGATGTGCTTGCTAGAAATGTAATAGTTGTTGACGGAAAAGAAAAAGTGGTGTCAATAATCAAGGACATTTCAGAAAATAAAATCAAATCAAAATTTGTTGATATACTTTTTTGTGAAGGCTGCATAAACGGACCGGCGATTGATACTGATCTGAACTATTACTCAAGACGAGAAAAAGTCGTTGAATTTATTGATAAGAACTTACAAAATATCGATAAGCGGGTTTGGAAATGTGATATCTATAATAGTCGTCACATAGATTTTACAAGAAACTTCCATCCTAAATCACAAAGACGACCAATGCCTTCGGAAGAAAAAATTAAAGAGATATTATCACGAACAAATAAAATCGAGAAGAAAGATGAATTGAACTGCGGAGCATGTGGTTATCCTTCTTGTCGCGAATATGCTATAGCCATTGCTAAAGATTTAGCGGAAGAAGATATGTGTCTTCCATATCTAATTGAAAAACTTGAGAATGCTTATACAGATCTCAAACAAACACAAGAGCAATTACAAAGTGCAGAAAAACTAGCTTCAATTGGCCAATTAGCAGCCGGAGTAGCTCATGAAATTAATAATCCGCTAGGCACAATTATTCTCTATGCCGCTATGCTTAAAAGAGAAGTTGAATCGAAAAAGTGTAATGTGACAAATCCTGATGACTACACGATGATTATTGACGAAGCAAACAGATGTAAGAATATTGTATCCAATTTATTGAATTTTGCAAGACACGGTAAACTTAAAATTACATCAGTGAACCTTCCTAAAATAATTGATGAAATTGTTCGATCAATAAAAATTAATCCATCTTTTAAGGATGTGATTCTCAACATAAATAACAATTGTACTGATGAAATTATTAGTGCTGATCCGGATCAAATTAAACAAGTTTTTCTGAATGTTATTACAAATGGATGTGAAGCACTTGAAGAATCCGAAATAAAAAATCTTACAATAAATCTTCGCAACGATGACACAATAATAATTACCGAAATAATCGATACTGGCTGTGGAATTCCTGAAGAAAATATGAAGAAACTTTTTACTCCATTCTTTACAACCAAAAAAATGGGAAAGGGTACCGGTCTTGGTTTAGCGATAACTTATGGTATAATCAAAATGCACAGAGGTGATATTGCTGTTAAAAGTAATCAATCTCACGGCAGTATTTTTACAATTAAACTTCCGCTTGAAAAATCAGAAAAGCGTATTATGATGAATTAG
- a CDS encoding NADH-dependent [FeFe] hydrogenase, group A6, with translation MVELTINNIKVKAEEGMTILDAAKSVGINVPTLCHMKDLFPTGACRLCVVEVDGMRGLTPSCAYPVSEGMNVHTNSARVRIARKTIVELLIENHPQDCLVCVRNKNCELQDLSETYAIREHRFVGEHKDHAIDISSASMERDPAKCILCGRCVRVCNEIQKVGAIDFTNRGFSSNVTTPFNKGLNISDCILCGQCILACPTAALREKSHVKVVAAATNNKHKYPIVQIAPAVRASLGEEYNLPMGKNVTGQLVTGLRRLGFKKVFDTNFAADLTIIEEASEFINRVQNGKTLPMFTSCCPGWVKYVEQNRPNLLPHISTCKSPHEMEGAVLKTYYAKKMGIDPKDIFVVSIMPCTVKKFEAERPELTEEHLQDVDAVLTTRELVRIFKMAGIDFEDLPEDEFDNPLGESTGAAAIFGTSGGVMEAAVRTAYYKLTGNNLDKMELEDLRGTEGVKESSIKINDQTTINVAVVNGIGNVAPILDEIEAGTSKYHFIEVMACPGGCINGGGQPIHQRPEKIRKRVQVLYQIDANAKSRKSHENESVKKLYDEFLVEPNGHKAHEILHTSYMDRKKLLKKS, from the coding sequence ATGGTTGAATTGACCATTAATAATATTAAAGTAAAAGCAGAAGAGGGAATGACCATTCTAGATGCGGCTAAATCAGTTGGAATCAATGTCCCGACTTTGTGCCATATGAAAGATTTATTCCCAACCGGCGCATGTAGGTTATGCGTTGTTGAAGTTGACGGAATGCGCGGGTTGACTCCGAGTTGTGCGTATCCCGTTTCGGAAGGAATGAATGTTCATACAAATTCTGCTCGTGTTAGAATTGCTCGTAAAACTATTGTTGAGCTTCTTATTGAAAATCACCCGCAAGATTGTTTAGTATGTGTTAGAAATAAAAATTGCGAACTGCAAGATCTTTCGGAGACTTATGCAATTCGGGAACATAGATTTGTTGGCGAGCATAAAGACCATGCAATTGATATTTCCAGTGCTTCAATGGAACGTGATCCGGCTAAATGTATTCTCTGCGGCAGATGTGTTCGTGTATGTAATGAAATTCAAAAAGTCGGTGCAATTGATTTTACTAACCGTGGATTTAGCAGTAATGTTACAACCCCGTTTAACAAAGGATTGAACATAAGTGATTGTATTCTTTGTGGACAATGTATTTTAGCATGCCCAACTGCGGCACTCCGCGAGAAAAGTCATGTTAAAGTTGTTGCGGCAGCCACAAATAATAAACACAAGTACCCAATTGTTCAAATAGCTCCAGCAGTGAGAGCTAGTTTGGGTGAAGAATACAATCTTCCGATGGGCAAAAATGTAACCGGACAACTTGTAACCGGTTTACGCAGACTTGGATTTAAAAAAGTCTTTGATACTAATTTTGCAGCGGATTTGACAATAATCGAAGAAGCCTCAGAATTCATAAATAGAGTTCAAAACGGTAAAACTCTCCCTATGTTTACTAGCTGCTGCCCAGGTTGGGTTAAATATGTTGAACAAAACAGACCAAATCTTCTTCCTCATATTTCAACTTGTAAATCTCCGCACGAAATGGAAGGCGCAGTTCTAAAAACATACTATGCTAAGAAAATGGGTATTGATCCAAAAGATATTTTTGTTGTATCCATCATGCCTTGTACCGTTAAAAAATTTGAAGCTGAACGACCGGAGCTGACAGAAGAACACCTACAAGATGTTGATGCAGTTTTAACTACAAGAGAATTGGTTCGAATATTCAAAATGGCTGGAATTGATTTTGAAGATTTACCAGAAGATGAATTTGATAATCCGCTTGGCGAATCAACCGGTGCTGCCGCTATATTTGGTACTTCCGGTGGTGTAATGGAAGCTGCTGTTAGGACAGCTTACTATAAGTTAACAGGAAATAATTTAGATAAAATGGAATTGGAGGATTTACGAGGAACTGAAGGTGTAAAAGAATCATCAATCAAAATAAATGATCAAACTACAATTAATGTTGCAGTTGTAAATGGGATTGGAAATGTTGCGCCAATACTCGATGAAATTGAAGCCGGAACATCTAAGTATCATTTTATTGAAGTAATGGCTTGCCCGGGTGGATGTATAAATGGTGGTGGACAACCTATCCATCAAAGACCGGAAAAAATTCGCAAACGAGTTCAAGTTTTATATCAAATAGATGCTAATGCAAAATCTAGAAAATCACATGAGAATGAATCGGTTAAAAAACTTTATGATGAATTTTTAGTTGAACCTAACGGACATAAAGCTCATGAGATTTTACATACATCTTATATGGATAGGAAAAAGTTACTTAAAAAAAGTTGA
- a CDS encoding cation diffusion facilitator family transporter, whose product MNENENIQLKKKAALISLFVGFGMFAAKITAYIITGSSAIFSDAAESVVHVAATSMALYSIILSSRPPDKSHLYGHGNIEYFSAGVEGLLIVIAAFTIIYTSVEDIVVGARPEQLSIGTIIIAVAGVINLYLGFYLIRKGKETHSLALVADGKHVLTDSYTSIGVIIGLTLVLITDFYLLDPLFAIGVAINILVTGSRLVRESIGGLMNETDPETLEKIVSNISQMRNTYWIDIHHLRFWKSAEKVFIDFHLTIPYYFEIKTSHHEEETIVDNLNNIFPEAQVRIHFDYCYPELCKYCTYEPCAKRQQENMIDMEWTTEKLIGDPIEAKSHDT is encoded by the coding sequence ATGAATGAGAACGAAAATATCCAATTAAAGAAAAAAGCGGCTCTTATATCTTTATTTGTCGGTTTCGGAATGTTCGCTGCAAAAATAACTGCTTATATAATCACCGGTTCAAGTGCAATTTTTTCCGATGCAGCTGAATCGGTTGTGCATGTCGCTGCTACATCTATGGCTCTATATAGTATTATATTAAGTTCCCGCCCACCGGATAAATCACATCTATACGGACACGGAAATATTGAATACTTTTCAGCAGGAGTTGAAGGACTTCTAATTGTGATTGCAGCATTTACAATTATATACACATCCGTTGAAGATATTGTTGTTGGAGCAAGACCAGAACAACTTTCAATAGGTACAATTATAATTGCAGTTGCCGGAGTAATAAATCTTTACTTAGGTTTTTACTTGATACGTAAGGGTAAAGAAACTCATTCTTTAGCTTTAGTTGCGGATGGCAAACACGTGTTGACGGATTCATATACGAGCATAGGTGTAATTATAGGTTTAACATTAGTACTAATTACGGATTTTTATCTTCTCGATCCTCTATTTGCTATTGGGGTTGCTATTAACATTTTAGTTACGGGTTCTAGATTAGTGCGAGAATCGATAGGAGGTTTAATGAATGAAACTGATCCCGAGACTTTAGAAAAAATAGTTAGTAATATCTCACAAATGCGAAACACATATTGGATTGACATACATCATTTAAGATTTTGGAAATCGGCTGAAAAAGTATTTATAGATTTTCATCTTACCATTCCATACTACTTTGAAATAAAAACTTCACATCACGAAGAAGAAACTATAGTAGATAATTTGAATAATATTTTTCCCGAAGCTCAGGTCAGAATACATTTTGACTATTGTTACCCGGAATTATGCAAGTATTGTACTTATGAACCTTGTGCGAAGAGACAACAAGAAAATATGATAGATATGGAATGGACGACGGAAAAACTCATCGGTGATCCAATAGAAGCAAAATCTCATGATACTTAG
- the lexA gene encoding transcriptional repressor LexA, whose amino-acid sequence MKAGLTKIQKQILDFIIDNKSNFGMPPTLAEIANHFKYKNRATVQQHLKAIERKGYLKRNPKISRGIELTLDEKFFIPRPVIGEAAAGNPLVVYPDSIDTIQLPTIARIPKESFLVKVKGDSLKDAYIFNGDIVIVDPSLQPKNGDLSIIVLDDSAVVKRFFKKANSFELHSENPDYDAIVVDIKHHNFRIVGVVIGIYRVIHKKVI is encoded by the coding sequence GTGAAAGCCGGACTAACTAAAATTCAGAAACAGATATTAGATTTTATTATCGATAATAAATCTAATTTTGGTATGCCACCAACATTAGCAGAAATAGCAAATCATTTTAAATATAAAAATAGAGCGACGGTTCAACAGCATTTGAAGGCTATTGAAAGGAAAGGCTATCTTAAAAGGAATCCCAAAATATCTAGGGGTATAGAACTCACTCTTGATGAAAAGTTTTTTATTCCGAGGCCGGTGATTGGTGAAGCGGCAGCAGGTAACCCACTGGTTGTTTATCCGGATTCAATCGATACGATTCAATTACCTACTATTGCTCGTATTCCGAAAGAATCGTTCCTTGTTAAAGTAAAAGGGGATAGTCTAAAGGATGCATACATTTTTAATGGTGATATAGTGATTGTTGATCCAAGTTTGCAGCCAAAAAATGGCGATTTATCCATTATTGTTTTAGATGATTCCGCAGTAGTGAAAAGATTTTTTAAAAAAGCTAACTCTTTCGAATTACATTCTGAGAATCCGGATTATGATGCGATTGTTGTGGATATAAAGCACCATAATTTTAGAATTGTTGGTGTTGTGATCGGTATTTATAGAGTGATTCATAAAAAAGTAATTTAG
- the nuoE gene encoding NADH-quinone oxidoreductase subunit NuoE: protein MHKQIFEHFPKKDRSNLIALLQEVQEVYGYLPESALQDVSDFVGMPLSGVYGVATFYNQFRLTPLGKNVIRVCRGTACHVKNSANILTALETELGITAGGTTRDKLFTLETVACIGACSIAPVINVNEEYYGRIAVKEISKILNKYKNAAKQDNMKKETVSA from the coding sequence ATGCACAAGCAAATATTTGAACATTTCCCTAAAAAAGATAGAAGTAATTTAATAGCACTACTTCAAGAAGTACAAGAAGTTTATGGCTATCTGCCTGAATCAGCATTACAAGATGTTTCCGATTTTGTGGGTATGCCACTGAGCGGAGTTTATGGAGTGGCTACTTTTTATAATCAATTTCGTTTGACTCCGCTCGGTAAAAATGTTATTCGTGTCTGCAGAGGTACAGCTTGTCATGTTAAAAACTCAGCAAATATTTTAACAGCCTTAGAAACTGAACTGGGAATTACCGCAGGTGGAACTACACGCGATAAATTATTCACTTTAGAAACTGTGGCTTGTATTGGAGCTTGTAGTATTGCACCTGTAATTAATGTTAATGAAGAATATTATGGTAGAATTGCGGTAAAAGAAATATCCAAAATTTTAAATAAATATAAAAACGCAGCTAAACAAGATAATATGAAAAAAGAGACTGTGAGTGCATGA
- a CDS encoding secondary thiamine-phosphate synthase enzyme YjbQ has translation MWIQKEFGLKPRRRGFHLITDEILKNCEEIHKVKVGLLHIFIQHTSASLTLNENASSDVRSDMEKHFNNIVPENAPYYQHTFEGADDMPAHIKSSILGASLTIPIKNGSLNMGTWQGVYLCEHRNNGGARRLIITINGESNE, from the coding sequence ATGTGGATCCAAAAAGAATTTGGGTTGAAACCAAGAAGAAGAGGATTTCATTTAATAACTGATGAAATTCTAAAAAACTGTGAAGAAATACATAAAGTAAAAGTAGGTCTATTGCATATTTTTATTCAACATACTTCTGCATCGTTAACATTAAATGAAAATGCTTCGTCCGATGTAAGGAGTGATATGGAAAAACATTTTAATAATATTGTACCGGAAAATGCTCCATATTACCAACATACATTTGAAGGAGCAGATGATATGCCGGCTCATATTAAATCATCAATTTTAGGAGCATCTTTGACAATACCAATCAAAAATGGAAGTTTAAATATGGGAACGTGGCAAGGTGTCTATCTTTGCGAACATAGAAATAATGGCGGAGCACGAAGATTAATAATAACAATTAATGGTGAATCAAATGAATAG
- a CDS encoding NADH-quinone oxidoreductase subunit NuoF — MKSFLEIQFNNGYHSPERPINEFITHCTDESLSPSQKDIILDYNRRLRYEIHDLPIIFIGMGTCGLASGADKVKLAIEEELTKKNLKAIIVPTGCIGYCAKEVLVDIKLPDEERICYCEVTPKDVPELIQTAIVEQDIHKEKLLGTHGEGKSGVRRINDITFFRKQKRIVLENCGIINPDSIDEFISRGGFKGLDKALRLMSPKEVVKEILESGLRGRGGGGFPTGKKWEMAFNNKADQKYLICNADEGDPGAFMDRSILESDPYRLIEGMIIGAYAIGASYAYIYCRAEYPLAIKRLQNTIDKCKEYGLLGKNILNSGFDLEIKIKKGAGAFVCGEETALIASIEGKRGMPRPRPPYPSDSGLWGKPTIINNVETFANVSAIISKGAAWFSSIGTESSKGTKVFALSGKIEVSGLVEVPMGTTLREVVFDIGGGIPDGKRFKAVQIGGPSGGCLPDEVMDTSVDYESLKMVGAMMGSGGFVVMDEDTCMVDVAKYFLTFIQNESCGKCVPCREGTKRMLEIIERIPVAYNGNGNKLAQLQRFKGIIHLQRLADVIKDTSLCGLGQSAPNPVLSGLRYFKDEYEEHLYERKCTSGVCKELLVYTVNTEICNGCGLCARKCPSDAIIGEKKHPYHIIESKCIKCGMCVETCRFEAIIVN; from the coding sequence ATGAAATCTTTTCTTGAAATACAATTTAATAATGGTTATCACTCGCCTGAAAGACCAATTAATGAATTTATAACGCATTGTACGGACGAATCGTTAAGCCCATCTCAAAAAGATATTATTTTGGATTATAACCGGAGATTAAGATACGAAATTCATGATTTGCCGATTATTTTCATTGGAATGGGAACTTGCGGATTAGCTTCAGGTGCCGATAAGGTAAAGCTAGCCATTGAAGAGGAGCTGACAAAGAAAAACTTGAAAGCTATTATTGTTCCAACGGGTTGTATAGGCTATTGTGCAAAGGAAGTTCTTGTAGATATAAAATTGCCGGATGAAGAAAGAATTTGTTATTGCGAGGTAACTCCAAAAGATGTCCCTGAATTAATTCAAACAGCAATCGTAGAACAGGACATCCACAAGGAAAAATTATTAGGGACACATGGCGAGGGTAAAAGTGGTGTAAGAAGAATTAATGATATCACTTTCTTCAGAAAACAAAAAAGAATCGTTCTAGAGAACTGTGGAATAATAAATCCAGATTCTATTGACGAATTTATCTCAAGAGGCGGATTTAAAGGATTAGATAAAGCGCTTAGATTAATGTCACCCAAAGAAGTTGTAAAGGAAATTTTAGAAAGTGGACTAAGAGGAAGAGGCGGTGGGGGATTCCCAACTGGTAAAAAATGGGAGATGGCATTTAATAATAAAGCTGATCAAAAGTATTTAATCTGCAATGCTGATGAAGGTGATCCGGGCGCTTTTATGGATCGTTCAATTTTGGAAAGCGATCCTTATAGACTAATAGAAGGAATGATAATCGGCGCTTACGCAATAGGTGCAAGTTATGCTTATATCTATTGTCGTGCTGAGTACCCACTTGCAATTAAACGTTTACAAAATACTATAGATAAATGTAAAGAATATGGTTTACTCGGAAAGAACATACTGAATTCCGGATTCGATTTAGAAATCAAAATTAAAAAAGGTGCGGGCGCGTTTGTCTGTGGTGAAGAGACAGCATTGATTGCTTCAATTGAAGGTAAGAGAGGAATGCCGAGACCGAGACCTCCTTATCCCTCAGATTCCGGACTCTGGGGTAAACCAACCATTATTAATAACGTGGAAACTTTCGCAAATGTTTCGGCAATTATTTCTAAAGGTGCAGCTTGGTTCTCTTCAATTGGAACCGAATCATCTAAAGGAACTAAAGTATTTGCTCTAAGTGGTAAAATTGAAGTAAGTGGATTAGTTGAAGTCCCAATGGGAACAACTCTCCGAGAAGTTGTTTTTGATATCGGTGGTGGAATACCGGATGGAAAAAGATTTAAAGCCGTTCAAATTGGAGGACCTTCAGGCGGATGCTTACCGGATGAAGTTATGGATACATCTGTTGATTATGAGTCGTTGAAGATGGTTGGTGCAATGATGGGTTCAGGCGGTTTTGTTGTTATGGATGAAGATACATGTATGGTTGACGTTGCTAAATATTTCTTAACATTCATCCAAAATGAATCATGCGGTAAATGTGTTCCTTGCAGAGAAGGAACAAAAAGAATGTTGGAAATAATCGAACGAATTCCAGTTGCATACAATGGTAACGGAAATAAACTTGCACAATTACAAAGATTTAAAGGAATTATTCATTTACAAAGATTAGCAGATGTTATAAAAGACACATCATTATGCGGTTTAGGTCAAAGTGCACCAAATCCGGTTTTATCCGGTTTACGTTATTTCAAAGATGAATATGAAGAACATCTATATGAAAGAAAATGTACTTCGGGAGTTTGTAAAGAATTGTTGGTTTACACTGTTAATACAGAAATATGTAACGGATGTGGATTGTGTGCAAGAAAATGTCCGAGTGATGCAATTATTGGTGAGAAGAAACATCCTTATCACATCATTGAATCAAAATGTATTAAATGCGGTATGTGTGTTGAAACATGTCGTTTTGAAGCAATTATTGTCAATTAA
- a CDS encoding methylated-DNA--[protein]-cysteine S-methyltransferase: protein MNRAILNSPVGYLEIVENNDAIIKINYLEEHVIIKENKLYYLNKTIAQINEYFKGKRKQFDLKLKPEGTDFQKEVWKEVLKIPFGETRSYQEIADNLGDPGAVRAVGNANGHNPIPILIPCHRVIGSDGKLTGYSGGISRKEWLLKHELTFSDAEMQLGLF from the coding sequence ATGAATAGGGCAATACTAAACTCACCTGTTGGATATTTAGAGATTGTTGAAAATAATGATGCTATTATTAAGATTAATTATCTTGAAGAACATGTTATAATTAAAGAGAATAAATTATATTATCTAAACAAAACTATAGCTCAAATTAATGAGTATTTTAAAGGAAAAAGAAAGCAATTTGACTTAAAATTAAAACCGGAAGGAACCGATTTTCAAAAAGAAGTATGGAAAGAGGTATTAAAAATTCCATTTGGAGAAACAAGATCTTATCAAGAAATTGCAGATAATTTGGGTGATCCCGGAGCAGTACGTGCAGTAGGAAATGCTAACGGACATAATCCTATTCCCATTTTAATACCGTGCCACCGTGTGATTGGTTCGGACGGAAAATTGACTGGTTATTCTGGGGGTATTAGCAGAAAAGAATGGCTTCTTAAACATGAATTAACTTTTTCTGATGCTGAGATGCAATTAGGTTTATTTTAG